The following are from one region of the Mus musculus strain NOD/ShiLtJ chromosome 17 genomic scaffold, GRCm38.p6 alternate locus group NOD/ShiLtJ MMCHR17_CHO_IDD1 genome:
- the LOC547349 gene encoding MHC class I family member precursor (The RefSeq protein has 10 substitutions compared to this genomic sequence) encodes MRLRRVFRVLVASLTLTETLAGSHSMRYFETAVSRPGLGEPRFISVGYVDDTQFVRFDGDAENPRYEPWAPWMEQEGPEYWERETQIAKDNVQSFRGSLRNLLLYYNQSEGGSHTFQRLSGCDLGSDGRLLRGYLQFAYEGQDYIALNEDLKTWTAADMAALITRRKWEQAGAAELYKAYLEGECVEWLRRYLERGKETLLRTDPPKAHVTHHPRPEGDVTLRCWALGFYPADITLTWQLNGEELTQDMELVETRPAGDGTFQKWASVVVPLGKEQKYTCHVHHEGLPEPLTLRWEPPPSTVSNMIIIEVLIVLGAVINIGAMVAFVLKSKRKIGGKGGVYALAGGSNSIHGSALFLEAFKAILPGPAGTRGHLHPDSSMLP; translated from the exons ATGAGGCTGCGAAGGGTGTTCCGGATGCTGGTGGCCTCCCTGACCCTGACCGAAACCCTCGCAG GCTCACACTCGATGCGGTATTTTGAGACCGCCGTGTCCCGGCCCGGCCTCGGGGAGCCCCGGTTCATCTCTGTCGGCTACGTGGACGACACGCAGTTCGTGCGCTTCGACGGCGACGCGGAGAATCCGAGATATGAGCCGTGGGCGCCGTGGATGGAGCAGGAGGGGCCGGAGTATTGGGAGAGGGAGACACAGATCGCCAAGGACAATGTGCAGAGTTTCCGAGGGAGCCTGAGGAACCTGCTCCGCTATTACAACCAGAGCAAGGGTG GCTCTCACACATTCCAGCGGTTGTCTGGCTGTGACGTGGGATCGGACGGGCGCCTTCTCCGCGGGTACCTGCAGTTTGCTTACGAAGGCCAAGATTACATCGCCCTGAACGAAGACCTGAAAACGTGGACAGCGGCGGACATGGCAGCTCTGATCACGCGACGAAAGTGGGAGCAGGCTGGTGCTGCAGAGCTATACAAGGCCTACCTGGAGGGCGAGTGCGTGGAGTGGCTCCGCAGATACCTGGAGCGCGGGAAGGAGACGCTGCTGCGCACAG ATCCCCCAAAGGCACATGTGACCCACCACCCCAGACCTGAAGGTGATGTCACCCTGAGATGCTGGGCCCTGGGCTTCTACCCTGCTGACATCACCCTGACCTGGCAGTTTAATGGGGAGGAGCTGACCCAGGACATGGAGCTTGTGGAGACCAGGCCTGCAGGGGATGGAACCttccagaagtgggcatctgtgGTGGTGCCTCTTGGGAAGGAGCAGAAGTACACATGCCATGTGCACCATGAGGGGCTGCCTGAGCCCCTCACCCTGAGATGGG AGCCTCCTCCATCCACTGTCTCCAACATGGTAATCATAGAAGTTCTGATTGTCCTTGGAGCTGTGATCAACATTGGAGCTATGGTGGCTTTTGTGTTGAAGAGCAAGAGAAAAATAG GTGGAAAAGGAGGGGACTATGCTCTCGCTGGAG GCAGCAACAGTATCCATGGCTCTGCCTTGTTTCTGGAGGCCTTCAAAG CCATCCTTCCTGGTCCAGCAGTCACTAGGGGACATCTGCATCCTGACAGGTCCATGGTGCCCTGA